One uncultured Draconibacterium sp. genomic window, GTATTCCTGGGCCATAAAGCGATTAAAGGTTTTTGCTTCGCCAAAATCGATGGTAAGCGAGGCTGTTTTTACCTCATTATCGGTAGTCCAGTACGTATCTTTTTCGGAATCAATAGCGTTTGCTGCTCCAAATTTGCGGCTGTTGCCACGTACATTAGAGGCTTCAGCTTTGGCATTTACAACCAGGTTTTCATCAAATACTTCTTTTACGGCTTCCGCAAGATCAAGTGCAACTTTTTCATCACGTTCATCGATTAATCCATTTGGTCTGATTGGGAAGTTCAGTAAAAAGGTGGCGTTCCGTCCAATTGAATTGTAATAAGTATCCATCAGTTGCGGTAAGGTTTTTACTTTTGTGTCCTCGCTGGGATGATAAAACCATTCGGGGCGAATGGAAGTATTTACTTCACCCGGCACCCAGGCATTTCCGTTTTCCACACCATAATGTAACATTTCGAATGGCACATCGCCTGTACTGTGCAATAAACTCCAGTTAGTTTCGCCAATCCAGCCTCCTTCGGTTCCTACCCAGCGCAGATCAGCCCGGTCACCACCATCGTTCCAAATTACAATGTTGGGTTGCAGTTCGCGAATCATTTTATAAGTCGGTTGCCAGTCGTAATAGGTAGTTCGGTCGATTTTACGGTTTTCACTGGCTCCACCGTAATAGCCGGTACCACCATTGGCTCCATCGAACCAAATTTCAAAAACATCGCCGTAATTGCTTAACACTTCTTTGATTTGATTTCTGAAAATGGTAATGTATTCAGGCTTTCCATATTCCGGACTATTTCTATCCCATGGCGATACATAAATCCCCAGTTTAAGTCCATACTCTTTACAGGCATCTGCCAGTTCGCGAATCACATCGCCTTTTCCATCTTTCCATGGCGCATTTTTAACCGAATACTTGGTTGTTTCGGTAGGCCACAAACAAAAACCGCAGTGGTGTTTCGCAGTAACAATAATACCTTTCATTCCGGCTTCTTTGCAAATGCGCGCCCACTGGCGGGTATCCAGTTCGTCAGGATTAAAAAGGCTTACGTCTTCATCTCCAAACCCCCACGACTGGTCGGTGTAAGTATTCAACGAAAAATGGATAAAAGCATAGTATTCCATTTCCTGCCAGCGCATCTGGTTTTCGGATGGTGTTGGTCCGATAGGCGCCGGGGCTTCCGTTTTCGAACAGCTGCTACCGATTGCAAAGATCAGAAGCACAAAGCTGTATAATGTAGTTCGTTTCATTTAGGTGTAGT contains:
- a CDS encoding alpha-L-fucosidase, yielding MKRTTLYSFVLLIFAIGSSCSKTEAPAPIGPTPSENQMRWQEMEYYAFIHFSLNTYTDQSWGFGDEDVSLFNPDELDTRQWARICKEAGMKGIIVTAKHHCGFCLWPTETTKYSVKNAPWKDGKGDVIRELADACKEYGLKLGIYVSPWDRNSPEYGKPEYITIFRNQIKEVLSNYGDVFEIWFDGANGGTGYYGGASENRKIDRTTYYDWQPTYKMIRELQPNIVIWNDGGDRADLRWVGTEGGWIGETNWSLLHSTGDVPFEMLHYGVENGNAWVPGEVNTSIRPEWFYHPSEDTKVKTLPQLMDTYYNSIGRNATFLLNFPIRPNGLIDERDEKVALDLAEAVKEVFDENLVVNAKAEASNVRGNSRKFGAANAIDSEKDTYWTTDNEVKTASLTIDFGEAKTFNRFMAQEYIRLGQRVKSFTIEALVDGEWKELDKQTTISYKRILRFPTVKATKLRLNITDSKACPLISNIGVYDAPQILTPPTIIRDQSGTVSIIPADTESEIYYTLDGTTPDRNSTKYKEPIQTEGKIKVSAIAFEASSGKSSTATIEEFDLSRKNWKIISTDDEKAYAILDGNQATAWHQPRQTKLPSDLVIDLGDDLELTGFRYFPDQTLWGPGIITDYQFFVSSDNKKWKLVSEGEFSNIKNNPLWQAKNFEPAKARYIKLRALKNTEGNNSIGYAEFNIITN